From the genome of Pelobacter propionicus DSM 2379, one region includes:
- a CDS encoding YeeE/YedE thiosulfate transporter family protein, with the protein MDENNDRGWNPYLAGALTGIVSTLSLWVSGKYFGASTTFVRTAGMIEKSIDPERVGTMAYFIKEAPKIDWQWMFVLGVFFGSLIASTTSGSFHWKALPDMWQARFGPSRSRRALAAVVGGIIAMFGARLADGCPSGHGLSGTMQMAISGFIALACFFLGGMLVARLLYGGGGKQ; encoded by the coding sequence ATGGACGAGAACAATGACCGCGGCTGGAACCCCTATCTTGCGGGCGCTTTGACCGGCATCGTATCCACCCTGTCGCTGTGGGTGTCCGGCAAATACTTCGGCGCCTCCACCACCTTCGTGCGCACGGCGGGAATGATCGAGAAAAGCATCGACCCGGAGCGGGTGGGGACGATGGCGTACTTCATCAAGGAGGCGCCCAAGATCGACTGGCAGTGGATGTTCGTGCTGGGAGTCTTCTTCGGCTCCCTGATCGCCTCCACCACGTCGGGCAGCTTCCACTGGAAGGCGCTGCCCGACATGTGGCAGGCCCGCTTCGGCCCGAGTCGGTCCAGGCGTGCGCTGGCGGCGGTTGTGGGCGGAATCATCGCCATGTTCGGCGCCCGCCTGGCCGACGGCTGTCCCAGCGGTCACGGACTGAGCGGGACCATGCAGATGGCGATCAGCGGTTTCATAGCCCTGGCCTGCTTTTTCCTGGGCGGCATGCTGGTGGCGCGCCTGCTCTACGGCGGAGGTGGCAAGCAATGA
- a CDS encoding nucleoside deaminase, with product MDEFMQAALEEARKGLAEGGIPIGSLVVHRGAVLGRGHNRRVQKGSVILHAEMDALENAGRMPAAIYRESVLYTTLSPCPMCAGAILLYGIPRVVIGENRNFRGEEELLRSRGVQVELLQDEECIALMRQFIDNRPDLWNEDIGV from the coding sequence ATGGACGAATTCATGCAAGCCGCCTTAGAAGAGGCGCGGAAGGGGCTGGCCGAGGGGGGCATTCCCATCGGCTCGCTCGTGGTGCACCGGGGGGCTGTTCTGGGAAGGGGGCATAACCGGCGGGTGCAGAAGGGGAGCGTGATACTTCACGCAGAGATGGATGCCCTGGAGAACGCGGGGCGGATGCCGGCAGCCATCTACCGCGAGTCGGTGCTGTATACGACGTTGTCCCCCTGTCCCATGTGTGCGGGAGCGATCCTGCTCTACGGTATTCCGCGGGTGGTCATTGGAGAAAACAGGAACTTCCGGGGCGAGGAGGAACTGCTCCGCTCCCGCGGCGTGCAGGTGGAACTGCTGCAGGACGAGGAGTGCATCGCCCTGATGCGCCAGTTTATCGACAACAGGCCGGACCTGTGGAACGAGGATATCGGCGTGTGA